One genomic region from Gopherus flavomarginatus isolate rGopFla2 chromosome 20, rGopFla2.mat.asm, whole genome shotgun sequence encodes:
- the GLMP gene encoding glycosylated lysosomal membrane protein — protein MPGGSALLLRGLWLLGSVSGLLAAAGGYRRQVTVQAIPGSNSSSANLLHVRAVGQNDTLHYVWSSIGAPTVLLLYTRSESSALRVNWTKLLSASPAGAIWIEPPGSVVYSTAIVFTKVFEYNGANVSALSKGQEEPFYPIYDLAGFSWQSVNRTVNQTALTARFQGVDTSDPGGAFGNGTISFQVTAYEQGGRDGPLPCLLHTANSSKVEFIMDNVAPRGNSSRFMLEVVTVEEKGGRKRLQSVRSIDDEYTPTIFEMAQLVSESRNNSIGPSFFQWKTTAYGSREASRENAIRCRYRPLQTANQTLPGPSIAHAYFGEGLELSHHIAAINISFGGEDGEIYAEKGYLSWSALLGFGTPPKDTFSPLVMAIVAVAMGTPVVLLLAGGLVVLFARRKRHSQYQPIN, from the exons GTGACCGTGCAGGCCATCCCCGGCTCGAACAGCTCCTCCGCCAACCTCCTGCACGTGCGGGCCGTGGGCCAGAACGACACCCTGCACTACGTGTGGAGCAGCATCGGAGCGCCCACCGTGCTGCTGCTTTACACCCGGAGCGAGAGCAGCGCCCTGCGCGTCAACTGGACCAAGCTCCTCTCGGCCTCCCCCGCCGGGGCCATCTGGATTGAGCCACCCGGCAGTGTCGTCTACTCCACGGCTATCGTCTTCACCAAG gtGTTCGAGTACAACGGTGCCAATGTGTCGGCCCTCTCCAAGGGGCAGGAGGAGCCGTTCTACCCCATCTACGACCTGGCTGGCTTCTCCTGGCAGAGCGTGAACCGCACCGTGAACCAGACAGCCCTCACGGCCAGGTTCCAGGGGGTGGACACCTCGGACCCCGGGGGGGCCTTTGGCAATGGCACCATCTCCTTTCAG GTGACAGCCTACGAGCAGGGTGGCCGGGATGGCCCCCTCCcttgcctcctgcacactgccaaCAGCTCCAAAGTGGAGTTCATCATGGACAATGTGGCCCCACGCGGCAACAGTTCTCGCTTCATGCTGGAGGTGGTCACAGTGGAGGAGAAAGGCGGGCGCAAGAGGCTCCAATCAGTGCGGTCCATTGATGATGAGTATACGCCCACCATCTTTGAG ATGGCCCAGCTGGTGTCCGAGTCCCGCAACAACAGCATCGGCCCAAGCTTCTTCCAGTGGAAGACGACGGCATATGGCTCCAGGGAGGCCAGCCGGGAGAACGCCATCCGCTGCCGCTACCGCCCCCTGCAGACAGCCAACCAGACGCTGCCGGGGCCCAGCATCGCGCACGCCTACTTCGGGGAGGGCCTGGAGCTCAGCCACCACATTGCCGCCATCAATATCTCCTTCGGCGGCGAGGATGGGGAGATCTACGCTGAGAAGGGCTACCTGAGCTG gtCTGCCTTGCTCGGCTTTGGCACGCCCCCAAAAGACACCTTCTCTCCCCTCGTGATGGCCATCGTGGCTGTGGCCATGGGCACCCCcgtggtgctgctgctggcaggaggcCTTGTGGTGCTGTTTGCACGGAGGAAGCGCCATTCCCAGTATCAGCCCATCAACTGA